A single Methylomonas sp. AM2-LC DNA region contains:
- a CDS encoding XRE family transcriptional regulator: protein MTDVQTFSSVWDAIADTPEQAANLQARAELMQQIAAIIKANNWKQAEAAEHCGLSQPRINDLLRGRISNFSLDALVNIAVALGQRVHVTLEAA from the coding sequence ATGACAGACGTTCAAACTTTTAGCAGCGTATGGGACGCAATAGCCGATACACCGGAACAGGCCGCGAATCTTCAAGCTCGTGCCGAGTTAATGCAGCAAATTGCAGCCATTATTAAGGCAAATAACTGGAAACAAGCTGAAGCGGCAGAACATTGCGGATTGAGCCAGCCTCGGATCAATGACCTGTTGCGTGGTCGTATATCAAATTTTTCTCTGGATGCACTGGTCAATATTGCGGTTGCCCTTGGTCAGCGAGTGCATGTAACTTTAGAAGCCGCCTGA
- a CDS encoding type II toxin-antitoxin system RelE/ParE family toxin, with amino-acid sequence MTIKLIKFLGDSLKRLREFPENARQDAGYQLGKVQRGDQPDDFKPMPTIGKGVEEIRVQDESGIYRVVYTARLEDAVYVLHAFQKKTQTTSKRDIELAAKRYNDLMRGKP; translated from the coding sequence ATGACTATTAAACTAATCAAATTTCTGGGTGATTCGCTTAAGCGCCTCAGGGAGTTTCCAGAAAACGCCCGGCAGGATGCAGGTTACCAGTTGGGAAAGGTTCAGCGGGGTGATCAACCCGATGATTTTAAGCCCATGCCCACTATCGGTAAAGGCGTGGAAGAAATTCGCGTGCAGGATGAATCCGGAATTTACCGGGTGGTCTACACGGCAAGGCTAGAGGATGCGGTTTATGTTTTACATGCTTTCCAGAAAAAAACACAGACAACGTCAAAGCGTGATATTGAACTGGCAGCTAAACGGTATAACGATTTAATGAGAGGTAAGCCATGA
- a CDS encoding integrase arm-type DNA-binding domain-containing protein, with amino-acid sequence MAKHILNDVTLRNAKPSANDKRLNDGGGLYLLIKPNGAMWWRFDYTFSGKRKTLSVGVYPTIGLADARRKAEEAKTSAANGTDPSDTRKQTKATEQLAKENTNRLDSGLPLINSFEYVALEWYDKKMLIRSESHQKRTLSLLKRNLFPWLGTRPIAEIRAPELLEVLQRIENRNAIETAHRALQTSGQVFRYAEASGYIERDITQALKGALSRVDGGNFSSMTDPQQVRPLLRAIDEYSGNLLLSAP; translated from the coding sequence ATGGCAAAACATATACTTAACGATGTAACCTTGCGCAATGCCAAACCTAGCGCTAATGACAAGCGACTGAATGACGGCGGCGGCCTTTACCTGCTCATCAAGCCTAATGGTGCTATGTGGTGGCGGTTTGATTACACCTTCAGCGGTAAACGTAAAACTTTATCAGTGGGCGTATACCCCACCATTGGCTTAGCCGATGCCAGACGCAAAGCCGAAGAAGCCAAAACCAGCGCGGCCAACGGCACAGACCCCAGCGATACCCGAAAACAAACAAAGGCCACAGAACAGCTAGCCAAAGAAAACACTAACCGCCTTGATTCTGGCCTGCCGTTAATAAACAGCTTTGAATATGTGGCGCTGGAATGGTACGACAAGAAAATGTTAATCCGCTCTGAAAGTCATCAAAAGCGAACACTCAGTCTTTTAAAGCGTAACCTATTTCCTTGGCTAGGTACTCGGCCTATTGCCGAAATCAGAGCGCCGGAACTGCTCGAAGTGCTACAGCGCATTGAAAATAGAAATGCTATTGAAACAGCACACAGAGCCTTGCAAACATCAGGGCAAGTTTTCCGTTATGCCGAGGCAAGCGGATATATTGAGCGCGACATTACCCAAGCCTTGAAAGGTGCATTATCCCGCGTGGATGGCGGCAATTTTTCATCAATGACTGACCCGCAACAAGTAAGGCCACTTCTCAGGGCAATTGATGAATACAGCGGTAATTTGTTGTTAAGTGCGCCCTAA